The DNA region TACCAACACCCAGAAGATCCGCGGCTGCATCACCATCTCGTCCGGTCTCGGCTCCGACATCTCGAAATGCCTCGACATGACGTTTCAGTGACGGCTGTGCGTGATGCGCAAGCTGCGCCCGGCCCCGCTGTGCCGCTCCTGGCTGTTTCTCGAAGGCGCCAACGAGGCGGTCCTGCAAGGCGCGGCCGCCAGCGGCGCCGACGTGCTGATCCACGAGCTCGAGGACTTCACCCCGCCGCCGCTGCGCCCGAAGGCGCGGGCGCTGGCGGCCGAGCTCTACGCGGCCTGGCGCAACCACGGCGTGGTGGTCGCTGTCCGCGTCAATCCGTTGGACCAGGACGGCATGGACGATCTTGCCGCCGTGATGCGCGGCCATCCTGACATCGTCGCGCTGCCGAAGGTCGCCGAGCCGCACCATGTCGCGAGACTCGACGAGGCGGTGACACGGTTCGAGCGCGACTATGGCATCGCCGAGGGATCAACGTCGCTGTTACCGAACATCGAGTTCGCGCGCGGCCTGGTGCAGACCGGCGCGATCGCTGTGGCGAGCCGGCGTACCATCGGTTGCCTGATGGCCGCTGAAGACCTCGCCGCCGATCTCGGCGCCGAGCGCGGCAGCGATGGCCTGGAGCTCGCTTATGCGCGCCAGCGCTTCATCGTCGAATGTCGCGCCGCCAATGTCGTCGCGGTCGATTGTCCCTACACCTGGAGCGACGCTGCGGGCGTCGAACGCGACACGATCTGGGCCCGACGGCTGGGTTACACCGCAAAGAGCCTGG from Bradyrhizobium sp. B124 includes:
- a CDS encoding CoA ester lyase, which produces MRKLRPAPLCRSWLFLEGANEAVLQGAAASGADVLIHELEDFTPPPLRPKARALAAELYAAWRNHGVVVAVRVNPLDQDGMDDLAAVMRGHPDIVALPKVAEPHHVARLDEAVTRFERDYGIAEGSTSLLPNIEFARGLVQTGAIAVASRRTIGCLMAAEDLAADLGAERGSDGLELAYARQRFIVECRAANVVAVDCPYTWSDAAGVERDTIWARRLGYTAKSLVDPAHAVIVNGVLTPSVDELRQAARIVAAFEAARAQGLGRVELDGSLLEVPTYSNAKRLIARGEALRAIDHNGQA